GTCAAGAAGATAATGAAACTGCAAACCATTTGTTTGGTTACAGTAATGTTGCTAAAACAGTTTGGAACCTAGCTGAGATTGAACCCCCAGTTAACTGGGAAGAAGGCTACCTTACTGTGTTTAAGGAGCTTTTCTTACAACAACTGTATTGTGGTACCCTTTATGAGAAAGTTATCACTATCTGTTGGTACCTTTGGAAAGCTCGAAATGATGTTGTGTTCAGAGATGCTAAAGCCAACCCAGGATCTATTGTAGCAACTGCTACTGCTACAACATCTTCCTCAAGCACACAAGCAACGATTATTAGAGCTAACATATCACCTCCAAACCCAGACATAATCAAGTGGCATGTTCCCTCTGGTGATCATgttaaaataaattttgatggcTAAGTCCTTAAAGACTCAGCTGTTGGTGGATTTGTAATTAGAGACTCCCTTGGATATCCTCTCCTAGTAGCCACTCGACATATGGGAAGAATAACAGTTCCAATTGCAGAAGCTTGTGCTCTCTGTAATAGCCTTATAGCTGCTATTGAGCAAGGCTATAGGCACATTGAAGTCGAAGGTGACTCAAAGCTAGTCATTGATGCTGTATGTGGAACCCTAAAGCCACCCTGGAGACTTATTAAAACGATTGAAGACATAAGAAGGCTGGTTGCACAGTTTAACTCCATTTCCTTCAAGTACGTCTTAAGAGAGGCAAACTTTGTGGCTAACGCAATAGCTACTCTAGACCATAATACTTCTGTTGCTGTAAATTGGACTAATAGAGTCACTACTGAGGCTTCGTTTGCTCTACTATTTGACTTTGTAAACTCTGATTGTCTCAAAAATTTTAATCTTTAATAGTTATTTTACCTTAACAGAAAAAAAGGTATTAATGACATTTTCTGTAGTTATACATCAGTTTCTTACCGATCAACGAAATGAATTTAATAATCGATACATTAAACCATTCATACGATTTTCATATATGAAAGagcgagagagacagagagagggagagagagaggaacctTCATATAAAACGACAACGGGTTGaagtaaaatacaaaattggatggaaaaagaaaatgattaagAAACACAATGAAGAATTGAAGATGAAGATAAAGAGAGACATAACCAGACGTGTCATTTGAGGGTTGCCAATTCCCATAAAGACTCCTCCTTCCAAGTTCCaacgtcaaaaaaaaaaaaatatcttcctcGTTTCAGAAGTTGGAAACCCAGaaacacaaaaaacaaattTCACTCCAAAGAGTCACTAGGATCTTCTGTTTGCTCGTGTTTCTGGTACTTGAAGCTCACCTTGTGGAatcagaagagagagaaagatgcATCTATGGCCCTCAACGATGATCAGAGACTCCTTCAAGCTTGATTACCTCAGAAGGCTGGAATGGAACCTCCAAAGAATGAATAGCCAAAAAGCATCATCAAGTTCAGTCAATCAGAAACTGCTGGACACCCAGAATGGTGCTTCAGGCAATGAAGAAGTGCCAGAAGTACCAAATTCAAAGGATCATATGCAGATCCTTCTGTCTTACTGTTTCTGCTGCGGAGGTAGCTGACTTTACCTCAACCCCTTTTGCTTTCACAAGCTTTTAGTTACAAATTTTGGGTTGGAATATGAGTTATATCATATGGGATTTGAATTATTTGCTATTATATTGAGGAGGGTGTTGATTAAATTTTGAAGATCAAGTCTGTTTTAGCTTGCAGAGGAAAGTTTGGGGCTTTAATGTGTACTCTGCGATTTCTCTGGGAGAAAGAACCTTTCTTTGGACTAAGCCATTGTTAATTACATACAGTAGAATGGAAAATGCTAGTTTGAATATAAGAAGTGCATGCATTCTGCAGACCTTTTTACATATTGTCCTGTTTAGCACTTCAGCTTAAACAGAAAGTGATGATTGTTGATACTTAATAGCCAGTAATATGAGACCAATCCTCAAATTCTAGGAATTGATCAGTTGGAACCTGTTTTTGTGAGCCTGTTTGCCTCAACACTTGGTAGAATTTGATAAGATTGTTGCTTAAATTGTTTAATGTAAATGGTATTGTTCTGTTCATTTCAAATTTGTTTGAGGGGGTTATTGAGGTGAGAAGACGTGATGTCAGCAGCGAGTAGACCAGATCCAGAGATATTTCCAAAGCTTCTAGGACACTAGGAGTATAGCATAAGCTGTGGATTATGTTCGAACATGAGGAATGAATTGGATATGAATTCTCATGTATTGAAGGTAGAAATGCAAGCTAACCTCCAGCTTTTGTTCAACTTTGAGGAAGTAAATTGATTAATTATGAGGAGTTCATATCCCACCATTTTGTGAGGAATGGAAAGAATCTCTTAATGAAATCCATCTGCTTCCTTCAACTTGCGCAAAAGTTCAAAGTTAGCCTTCATTTCTTCCTTCAACCAAATGATTTGCTTATCCAATCCAATCTTGCTCACCAAACAGGCCAAGAAGTTTTGGTTACCAGTTAACAGTTCATAGTTAAACTATCTTTATAGTCTCCTTGAGCTAAGAATGGTGACGTTGCATGACCGAAAGGATATAGGAACTTTCTGATAAACTACATTCTTGTTAATACGTCTTACTTTCTTAGATAGTACCCTATTAACATGTGTTGTAGGGTGATTTAGTTTCAAAATTGGTGGAGGATCTGATCTTGGTGTGAGGCAAAGCTGTTTCTTTTTCTGTACTCACAAAACTTATTGTTACTCCGATGTAGTTATGTCTGCAAATGGGCAGAGAATGAGTACCCAAGAAGGCTTTGATTTGAATGCTTTGTATGCTAGTCAATGGTGCAGATGGAAGGCATTATGAACTTCTTAGCTAAATGTAGAGGGTGTGGTACTTCTCAAAATTTATAGATGTAGTAACCAGAATATGTGGGTTAGTTGTGAAGGTCAACTGTTGCGATAAAAGGATCATATGCTTGCTTCTTTAAGAATTCTTGCCATGGATCAATTAGTTTGTGATTTTCCCAAACCACTTTTGATTTTGAGTTATCTTTCTCCCCTATTGGAGGTTATCGGTTCTATTCTCATGTCCTCTTTTAATTCCCAGCAATCGTCTTTCAGATCCTATATTAATGAGTTCCCTGGCCTAATAGACTCAAGTATACAATCACTTGCTTTAGAGAATCTAGTAAATGGTAATCTGATATGAGTGTTCTTTTCTTGCAGCATTCGGAGATCACGTGGAGAACTGATAAATCCTTAGGAACTGAATATTAGTAATACTAGTATGTTGTCAGTAGGTTCTTCTTTTATTCGTAGTATATGTACAAAAGTAAATACAGCTTAATCTCCAATGCTGAAGTTTAAACTACAGATAATTCATTAAGAAAAAATCATATGCACACAGTTTCTTTCAAGTATGGAGCAAGATATACCAGTACAGTATATTGCTGTGAATGTTACTTTGCCCCTTCTTTTATTTAGGCCAAGATGTATGGATTCGCCATCTCAGAACACCCCCCTTAGGGTTGTCTGAGACTCCAAGGCCTATGAGCATTTATTTCCAGAGAAAGATCGGTTGTATGGTCCAATCCACATGACACCCCACCCCTGGGGGCGCCATTAATGTTGGTTGCTGTACTAACCATCCAACCCAACAACCCCAAAACCAACCCAATAAGTAACTCTCTACTCTCTTCTACTCCAAACCTCCTCCCTCTCACTCTTTTCACTCTTGTTGTTTCGCTTCCTCCATTTTCTCCGGCCCAAAAAATGCCGCACCCGATTTCGGAGGCCAACGAGCAGAGCCCCTTTGGCGCCTTAACCGCCGAAGAGTTCTACTCCCGCCACTCCGTCTCCCACGGCTCCGACTACCTCACCAACCCCAGAGGCCTCAAGCTCTTCACTCAGTGGTGGACCCCGCTCCCTCCGGCGGAGGTCCTCGGCGTCCTCGCCGTCGTCCACGGCTTCACCGGCGAGACCAGCTGGTTCGTCCAGCTCACCGCCGTCCACTTCGCCAAGGCCGGCTTCGCCGTCTGCGCCATCGACCACCAGGGCCACGGCTTCTCCGACGGCCTCGTCGCCCACATCCCCGACGTCAACCCCGTCGTCGACGACTGCATTTCCTTCTTCGAGTCCTTCCGCGCTCGCCACGCTCCGTCGCTGCCGTCCTTCCTGTACGCCGAGTCCCTCGGCGGCGCGATCGCGATTCTCGTCACGCTCCGCCGCGTGGGGAGGCCCTGGGACGGGCTCATCCTCAACGGCGCCATGTGCGGGATCAGCGCCAAGTTCAAGCCGCCGTGGCCGCTCGAGCACCTGCTCTTCCTCGTCGCCGCGGTCATCCCGACGTGGCGCGTCGTCCCCACGCGCGGGTCGCTGCCGGACGTGTCGTTCAAGGAGGAGTGGAAGCGGAAGCTAGCGCTGTCCAGCCCGAGGAGGCCGCTCGCCAAGCCACGCGCCGCCACGGCTCTTGAGCTGCTCAGAGTCTGCAAGGAGGTGCAGGGGAAGTTCGAGGAGGTGGAGGTGCCGCTGCTGATCGTCCACGGCGGAGAGGACGTAGTTTGCGACCCCGCGTGCGTGGAGGAGCTCTACAAGCGCGCGTCGAGTAAGGACAAGACCCTCAGGATCCACCCCGGCATGTGGCACCAGTTGATCGGTGAGACCCCGGAGAACGTAGAGTTGGTTTTCGGAGAAATGGTGGACTGGCTTCGAACCAGAGCCGCACGCGCCGCCGATAATGGTGGTGCCTAGTCGGATTTCCTTGTTAGTCAAGCATAGACCAATGGCAGCATGCCACATGTCGTGTAGtttaaataaaaggaaatgggaCTGTTATGTATGAGCTACCAAGAGTCAATCAGTCAAGTATATGTCTCTATCAATTTTAAGATGATGATTTTGAGAACAAAATTGATTCACAGGTTAACCGATTTCATAAGATAAGTGCCATAATGAGCGGGATGAGGataaaaattgtcatttatattcaaaaaaaaaaaaacccaaaaaata
This portion of the Rosa chinensis cultivar Old Blush chromosome 1, RchiOBHm-V2, whole genome shotgun sequence genome encodes:
- the LOC112182396 gene encoding caffeoylshikimate esterase, which produces MLVAVLTIQPNNPKTNPISNSLLSSTPNLLPLTLFTLVVSLPPFSPAQKMPHPISEANEQSPFGALTAEEFYSRHSVSHGSDYLTNPRGLKLFTQWWTPLPPAEVLGVLAVVHGFTGETSWFVQLTAVHFAKAGFAVCAIDHQGHGFSDGLVAHIPDVNPVVDDCISFFESFRARHAPSLPSFLYAESLGGAIAILVTLRRVGRPWDGLILNGAMCGISAKFKPPWPLEHLLFLVAAVIPTWRVVPTRGSLPDVSFKEEWKRKLALSSPRRPLAKPRAATALELLRVCKEVQGKFEEVEVPLLIVHGGEDVVCDPACVEELYKRASSKDKTLRIHPGMWHQLIGETPENVELVFGEMVDWLRTRAARAADNGGA